A genomic region of Streptomyces sp. R33 contains the following coding sequences:
- a CDS encoding glycerol-3-phosphate dehydrogenase/oxidase yields the protein MVDPVALSPQARTQALADMGQGELDVLVVGGGVVGSGSALDAATRGLSVGLVEARDWASGTSSRSSKLIHGGLRYLEMLDFRLVAEALKERGLLLRSLAPHLVRPVPFLYPLQHRFTERPYVGSGVLLYDAMARASGTSGGLPHHRHLSRHRALREAPALRSDALVGAIQYWDAQVDDARHTLFLARTAASYGALTANRTRVSRFLRQGERVVGAVVTDLESGNETEVRAKQVINATGVWTDDTQAMAGTRGQFHVRASKGVHLLVPRDRINSRTGLILRTEKSVLFVIPWGRHWIIGTTDTDWTLDKAHPALSSKDVTYLLEHVNSVLTTPLVPEDVEGVYAGLRPLLSGEAAETSKLSREHLVAHPVPGLVVVAGGKYTTYRVMAKDAVDEAVRGLDEKVPECVTHRVPLLGADGYLALWNSRQRLAKRSGLHVARIEHLLNRYGSLAPELLALVAADPALGEALPSSDDYLRVEAVYAVTHEGARHLEDVLARRTRISIESWDRGVDAAPTVAQLMAPHLGWDRAHQDREVDHYLKRVAAEREAQQQPDDLTADAVRLGAPDIIPVN from the coding sequence ATGGTCGATCCGGTGGCCCTCTCACCCCAAGCCCGCACACAGGCCCTCGCCGACATGGGACAGGGCGAACTCGACGTCCTCGTCGTCGGAGGCGGCGTCGTCGGCAGCGGGTCCGCCCTGGACGCTGCCACCCGCGGCCTGAGCGTCGGACTCGTCGAAGCCCGCGACTGGGCCTCGGGTACGTCCAGCCGCTCCAGCAAACTCATCCACGGCGGCCTGCGCTACCTGGAGATGCTCGACTTCCGCCTCGTCGCCGAGGCCCTCAAGGAACGGGGCCTCCTGCTCCGGTCCCTCGCCCCTCACCTGGTGCGTCCGGTGCCGTTCCTCTACCCCCTACAACACCGATTCACGGAGCGCCCGTACGTCGGCAGCGGCGTGCTGCTGTACGACGCGATGGCCCGGGCCTCCGGCACCTCCGGCGGCCTGCCCCACCACCGCCACCTGAGCAGGCACCGGGCCCTGCGCGAGGCACCTGCCCTGCGCTCCGACGCCCTGGTGGGCGCCATCCAGTACTGGGACGCCCAGGTCGACGACGCCCGGCACACCCTCTTCCTCGCCCGTACGGCCGCCTCGTACGGGGCCCTGACGGCCAACCGCACCCGCGTCAGCCGCTTCCTGCGACAGGGCGAGCGGGTCGTCGGCGCCGTCGTCACCGATCTGGAGAGCGGCAACGAGACGGAGGTGCGGGCCAAGCAGGTCATCAACGCGACCGGCGTGTGGACGGACGACACCCAGGCCATGGCCGGCACCCGCGGCCAGTTCCACGTCCGCGCATCCAAGGGCGTCCACCTGCTCGTCCCCCGTGACCGGATCAACTCCCGCACCGGGCTGATCCTGCGCACCGAGAAGAGCGTGCTGTTCGTCATCCCCTGGGGCCGGCACTGGATCATCGGGACCACCGACACCGACTGGACACTCGACAAAGCCCACCCCGCCCTCAGCTCCAAGGACGTCACCTACCTGCTGGAACACGTCAACAGCGTCCTGACCACCCCCCTGGTCCCCGAAGACGTCGAGGGCGTCTACGCCGGCCTGCGCCCCCTGCTGTCCGGCGAGGCGGCGGAGACCAGCAAGCTGTCCCGGGAGCACCTGGTCGCCCATCCTGTGCCCGGACTCGTCGTGGTGGCGGGCGGCAAGTACACCACGTACCGGGTGATGGCCAAGGACGCGGTCGACGAGGCCGTCCGAGGCCTGGACGAGAAGGTTCCCGAGTGCGTCACACACCGCGTTCCGCTGCTGGGCGCCGACGGCTACTTGGCACTGTGGAACTCGCGGCAACGGCTTGCCAAACGCTCCGGGCTCCACGTCGCCCGCATCGAACACCTCCTGAACCGCTACGGCTCCCTGGCGCCCGAACTGCTCGCCCTGGTCGCGGCCGACCCCGCGCTCGGCGAGGCACTGCCGAGCTCCGACGACTACCTGAGGGTCGAGGCCGTGTACGCGGTGACCCACGAGGGAGCCCGCCACCTGGAGGACGTCCTCGCCCGGCGCACCCGGATCTCCATCGAGTCCTGGGACCGCGGGGTGGACGCGGCGCCGACCGTGGCCCAGCTGATGGCGCCCCACCTGGGA